A stretch of the Vitis riparia cultivar Riparia Gloire de Montpellier isolate 1030 chromosome 13, EGFV_Vit.rip_1.0, whole genome shotgun sequence genome encodes the following:
- the LOC117927979 gene encoding DNA replication complex GINS protein PSF3-like: MAHYYDIDEIIVEEELVSAVFQKAANGVGILDPSAETNSVEQGSKVELPFWLAHELLQRQAVTINVPACFNQKTRKEIQADAPCVDLRSRCPYFYELGCKVAPLVGDRTIGSLLLQAFLSRYKEVLSKAHTAASTPVPKVLTLLTKEETNLYETAQSSMAAFKKWRMGGPRFQRASVLGRKRKPTD, from the exons ATGGCACATTATTACGACATTGATGAAATTATTGTAGAGGAAGAG CTCGTCTCTGCTGTGTTCCAAAAAGCGGCAAATGGAGTTGGAATCCTTGATCCTAGTGCTGAAACAAACAGT GTTGAACAAGGTTCAAAGGTAGAGCTGCCCTTCTGGCTTGCTCATGAGTTACTCCAGAGACAAGCAGTGACAATTAATGTTCCTGCCTGTTTCAATCAAAA AACCAGGAAGGAAATCCAAGCGGATGCTCCATGTGTGGATCTAAGGAGCCGATGTCCATATTTCTATGAACTGGGGTGCAAGGTAGCCCCATT GGTTGGTGATAGAACCATTGGATCCTTGCTCCTTCAGGCCTTTTTGAGCAGGTACAAGGAAGTTTTGAGCAAGGCACATACAGCTGCATCCACACCGGTTCCCAAAGTCTTGACACTTCTAACAAAAGAAGAAACCAATT TGTATGAGACAGCCCAATCCTCTATGGCAGCATTTAAGAAATGGCGGATGGGTGGACCCAGATTCCAGAGAGCTTCTGTTCTTGGGAGGAAGAGGAAACCAACTGATTAG